A window of Sphingobacterium sp. SRCM116780 contains these coding sequences:
- a CDS encoding ATP-binding cassette domain-containing protein: protein MITIKNLNFSYSKTRPLFKDMDLQLMEGHIYGLLGKNGAGKSTLLKNIAGLVYPVSGTIEVLQQNPCKRDPSLLQEISFIPEEFYLPAVKSEKFVKANAIFYPKFDHRYFKELIEEFEIPVQQKLADMSYGQKKKYIISFGLASNTKIIIMDEPTNGLDIPSKVQFRKIMASAISEERCVIISTHQVRDLENLIDAVILLDDNRVALNAPVYMITDRICFKKVRELDDHVLYAEPALGGYNTLQKNTMNEDSKLDLEILFNAVLQKKELITNLLTITENVEPA, encoded by the coding sequence ATGATAACCATTAAAAATCTAAATTTCAGTTACAGCAAAACACGACCGTTATTTAAAGATATGGACCTACAATTAATGGAAGGACATATTTATGGTTTGCTGGGAAAAAATGGTGCAGGTAAATCCACATTACTCAAGAATATTGCCGGCTTGGTGTATCCAGTGAGTGGCACCATTGAGGTATTACAGCAAAACCCGTGTAAGCGAGATCCCTCTTTATTACAGGAGATAAGCTTTATTCCAGAAGAGTTTTATCTGCCAGCAGTGAAATCGGAGAAATTTGTGAAAGCGAATGCTATATTTTACCCTAAATTCGATCATCGTTATTTCAAGGAATTGATTGAAGAATTTGAGATTCCAGTTCAGCAAAAGTTAGCGGACATGAGTTATGGACAAAAGAAGAAATATATCATATCTTTTGGTTTAGCTTCGAATACCAAGATCATCATCATGGATGAACCTACCAATGGTCTAGACATCCCTTCTAAGGTACAATTTAGAAAAATTATGGCTTCTGCTATTTCAGAAGAACGTTGTGTTATTATTTCAACACATCAAGTTCGTGATTTGGAGAACCTAATTGATGCCGTCATCTTATTAGATGACAATCGAGTCGCGCTCAATGCGCCTGTCTATATGATTACAGATCGCATCTGCTTCAAGAAAGTACGAGAATTGGACGATCATGTTCTTTATGCAGAGCCTGCATTAGGAGGGTATAATACCCTACAGAAGAATACGATGAACGAAGATTCTAAATTGGATCTGGAAATCTTATTTAATGCTGTGTTGCAGAAAAAAGAACTGATTACAAACCTTTTAACTATTACAGAAAATGTCGAACCAGCTTAA